The following coding sequences are from one Diospyros lotus cultivar Yz01 chromosome 7, ASM1463336v1, whole genome shotgun sequence window:
- the LOC127806605 gene encoding uncharacterized protein LOC127806605 produces the protein MKGGSVSVPASQNSDRPSPLRLLLCLALSCWSHLLPLSRSRSLARSLLALGEVRRRRLPLVLCKSLLLSPLAESLYKSMVSVPLFQVLGMHKWRTCYNIMSQEKLSLKHRKRKSIG, from the exons ATGAAGGGTGGCTCTGTATCGGTTCCTGCAAGCCAAAACAG CGATCGCCCATCGCCACTGCGTCTCTTGCTCTGTCTCGCTCTGTCTTGCTGGTCGCACTTGCTGCCTCtttctcgctctcgctctctcgctcgctcgctgCTAGCGCTAGGGGAGGTTCGACGTCGCCGGTTGCCTCTCGTTCTCTGCAAATCGCTcttgctctcgcctctcgctgaGTCGCTCTACAAATCAATGGTTTCAGTTCCACTATTCCAg GTTCTTGGCATGCATAAGTGGAGAACTTGTTACAATATAATGAGTCAAGAGAAATTGAGTTTGAAGCATAGAAAGAGGAAATCCATTGGTTGA